Proteins from one Bacillus thuringiensis genomic window:
- a CDS encoding ABC transporter permease, producing the protein MIHSYKQLSQKYLRSNIKRTLLTLTGIILALALITTIGLFFNSGYTSGIDNAKKGSMGSANISVKNYNQKLFNMIKSNPNISSYGIITPGEVLHVDDIVVSYMYADHQALKLLQSSIPVEGKLPSNENEAVLEKWMLPYFGHNLKLGGMFTIHEKKYKLVGLLNKSSSTQENKTGQLFTYKNKFKVGEGSVLIELHKYANFDEVENQFKLLTNKKNIRVNDELKRALKPSVEIMVAAAISIGIVVISTIVIIYNAFQISIVERMKQFGLLRSIGATKKQIRKIVIREATFLSIIAIFFGILCSISVVFLLNQVLINVLKNSMGYTIKLDWLIICVSSLITLITVYISSYFPAFFAGRISPLLAVSSRLAIKKEKIKKKKRTKLKKPLSFPLSMALKNIQRNPNRYTVTILSIIISSVLYITFTFLIDTVIQRKQPEIQALKSDISVTVNSNLDKPSIDRMSRNIYKVNNVENLYKQYQANDFYTKVPKNKQIKELQGNESLYHKVKYNNQTVEIMETQIKAYDENSLKKLAENVTSGRIDISKLNREKEVILVKQAASNDMNTSKKYIGSLSTFQVGDEIQITSRQERKPTEEISYNEEKLETLKIAAIVELDIFNMSRVMDTITFITSEQIAENITPSPQKLTGFEIDLENQSQADATILDIQKKLGGDASIEVKNNIVQSNFHTDNILYIKILGYGFIAVITLIGCVNILNTITVSIIMRRKELAALKSIGMSQKDLKKMVIYEGLLYGFFGSIQGIFFGCMLSYILYVALSNTVSFEWIIPYQSSFITFITALLISYVSVLFPLRKIKKDNVIDVIREE; encoded by the coding sequence TTGATTCATAGTTACAAACAGTTAAGTCAAAAATATCTCAGAAGTAATATAAAACGTACTCTGCTAACATTAACAGGTATTATTCTAGCATTGGCGCTAATAACAACGATTGGACTTTTTTTTAATAGTGGATACACTTCGGGAATTGATAATGCTAAAAAAGGTTCTATGGGTTCTGCAAATATTTCAGTTAAAAATTATAATCAAAAGCTTTTCAATATGATAAAAAGTAATCCGAATATATCTTCTTATGGCATTATAACTCCAGGAGAGGTGCTCCATGTTGATGATATAGTTGTTTCTTATATGTATGCAGATCATCAAGCATTGAAGCTGTTACAGTCTAGTATTCCTGTAGAAGGTAAGCTGCCTTCAAATGAAAACGAGGCTGTTTTGGAAAAATGGATGCTGCCTTACTTCGGTCACAATCTTAAATTAGGCGGTATGTTTACTATTCATGAAAAAAAATATAAACTTGTTGGTTTGCTAAATAAGTCTAGTAGTACTCAGGAAAATAAAACTGGTCAATTATTTACATATAAAAATAAGTTCAAAGTTGGTGAAGGTAGCGTATTGATTGAATTGCATAAGTACGCAAACTTTGATGAAGTTGAAAACCAATTTAAATTATTGACGAACAAAAAAAATATAAGAGTAAATGACGAATTAAAGAGAGCCTTAAAGCCTAGTGTGGAGATAATGGTGGCAGCCGCTATTAGTATTGGGATTGTTGTGATTTCTACGATTGTTATTATTTACAATGCATTTCAAATTAGTATAGTAGAGCGAATGAAACAGTTTGGTCTATTGAGGAGTATTGGAGCTACAAAAAAACAAATCAGAAAAATTGTGATAAGAGAAGCAACATTTCTTTCTATTATTGCTATCTTTTTTGGGATTTTGTGTAGTATATCAGTAGTCTTTTTACTTAATCAAGTACTGATAAACGTACTTAAAAACTCTATGGGATATACAATTAAATTAGATTGGTTAATTATATGTGTAAGTTCGTTAATTACATTGATAACTGTTTATATTTCAAGCTATTTTCCTGCTTTTTTTGCAGGTAGAATTTCACCGCTACTGGCCGTAAGTAGCCGATTGGCTATAAAAAAAGAAAAAATAAAGAAAAAAAAGAGAACAAAACTAAAGAAACCACTATCTTTTCCGTTAAGTATGGCATTGAAAAATATCCAAAGAAATCCCAATAGATATACAGTTACAATTTTGTCTATTATTATAAGTAGTGTACTGTATATCACGTTTACGTTTCTCATAGATACTGTCATTCAGCGTAAACAACCGGAAATTCAAGCTCTAAAATCGGATATATCAGTTACGGTTAATTCAAATTTAGACAAGCCTAGCATAGATCGTATGAGTCGAAATATTTATAAAGTTAATAACGTAGAGAATCTGTACAAGCAATATCAGGCAAATGATTTTTATACGAAAGTACCAAAAAATAAACAAATTAAAGAATTACAAGGAAATGAATCACTGTATCATAAAGTAAAATACAATAATCAAACTGTAGAAATTATGGAAACACAAATAAAAGCATACGATGAGAATAGTTTAAAGAAACTAGCTGAAAATGTAACTAGTGGAAGAATTGATATTTCAAAATTAAATCGTGAAAAAGAAGTTATTTTAGTAAAGCAAGCTGCATCAAATGATATGAATACAAGTAAAAAATATATAGGTTCTCTAAGTACTTTTCAGGTAGGGGATGAAATCCAAATAACAAGTCGGCAGGAAAGAAAACCTACAGAGGAAATCTCCTACAATGAAGAAAAACTAGAAACTTTAAAAATAGCTGCAATTGTAGAATTGGATATTTTTAATATGAGTAGAGTGATGGATACCATAACTTTTATTACTAGTGAACAAATAGCCGAAAATATTACACCATCTCCACAAAAATTAACAGGTTTTGAAATTGATTTAGAGAATCAATCTCAGGCTGATGCTACAATTTTAGATATACAAAAGAAACTGGGTGGAGATGCATCTATAGAAGTAAAAAATAATATTGTTCAAAGTAATTTCCATACAGACAATATACTTTATATAAAAATATTAGGGTACGGATTTATAGCTGTTATTACACTAATTGGTTGTGTAAATATTTTAAATACCATCACAGTCAGTATCATTATGAGAAGAAAAGAATTAGCTGCTTTAAAATCGATTGGTATGTCGCAAAAGGATTTGAAAAAAATGGTTATATATGAAGGACTCCTGTACGGCTTCTTTGGAAGCATACAAGGAATCTTTTTCGGCTGTATGTTGTCGTATATTCTTTATGTAGCACTGTCAAATACGGTTTCGTTTGAATGGATTATTCCTTATCAATCTAGCTTTATCACTTTTATAACCGCACTGTTGATTAGTTATGTATCGGTACTATTTCCGCTTCGGAAAATTAAAAAGGATAACGTTATAGATGTAATTAGAGAAGAATAG
- a CDS encoding DUF4046 domain-containing protein produces the protein MSMKVVTIEDIYQEILDGKRKRFPPNTWKEDMDNKLARRVITYLLHSILKWDKEDIRKKWNTQLLVKYKLRGLLKHRYENSPFKAINDLYPSEFKEWEFGMTPLNFWTKEKALTILRWMIEEKKGLSNEKLLRVYGKKWLEKNKLSAPLAMYWNSSPFAMINDLYPSRFKEWEFLMTPNNFWTKEKSLEALKWTIEEKEKLSPEQILDVYSIKWLKTQRLASPCQLMWGNSPFKMINDLYPDRFKEWEFKVTPVGFWSKCKALEALRWTIEEKEKLDEKQLLNVFNQRWLIKQKLRTPLQRYWKGSPYGMLIALYPNRFSKGMLKGYCNN, from the coding sequence TTGTCAATGAAAGTCGTTACGATTGAAGATATTTATCAAGAAATATTGGATGGAAAAAGGAAACGATTCCCTCCGAATACTTGGAAAGAAGATATGGATAATAAGCTCGCCCGCAGAGTAATCACATATTTATTACACAGTATCTTAAAATGGGATAAGGAAGACATCAGAAAAAAATGGAACACTCAATTACTTGTAAAATATAAATTGCGAGGATTACTTAAACATAGATACGAAAACAGCCCTTTTAAAGCAATAAATGATTTATACCCAAGTGAGTTTAAAGAGTGGGAGTTTGGTATGACTCCTTTAAATTTTTGGACGAAAGAAAAGGCATTAACGATTTTGAGATGGATGATTGAAGAAAAAAAAGGTTTATCGAACGAAAAGCTCTTACGCGTATACGGCAAAAAATGGTTGGAGAAAAACAAACTTAGTGCCCCTCTGGCTATGTACTGGAATAGTAGTCCGTTTGCAATGATTAACGATTTGTACCCTAGTCGTTTTAAAGAATGGGAATTTCTCATGACGCCCAATAACTTCTGGACAAAAGAAAAATCATTAGAAGCATTGAAATGGACCATTGAAGAAAAAGAAAAATTATCGCCCGAACAAATACTGGATGTATACAGTATAAAGTGGCTAAAGACTCAAAGATTAGCGTCTCCATGTCAATTAATGTGGGGAAATAGTCCATTTAAAATGATAAACGACTTATATCCAGATCGCTTTAAAGAATGGGAATTTAAAGTTACACCAGTTGGCTTTTGGTCCAAATGTAAAGCACTAGAAGCATTAAGGTGGACCATTGAAGAGAAAGAAAAACTGGATGAAAAACAGCTATTAAACGTATTTAATCAAAGATGGCTCATAAAACAAAAATTACGGACACCCTTACAACGCTATTGGAAAGGAAGCCCCTACGGGATGCTTATTGCTTTATATCCAAATCGTTTTTCTAAAGGTATGTTAAAAGGGTATTGTAATAATTAA
- a CDS encoding peptide MFS transporter, with product MEKLNKSDIIRTVPQNGFFGHPKGLFTLFFTEFWERFSYYGMRAILLYYMYYSISKGGLGMDHATAASIMAIYGSLVYMSGIIGGWIADRLLGSSRTIFWGGVLIMIGHLILALPGTVNTLFISMVFLVLGTGLLKPNVSSIVGDLYSETDTRRDSGFSIFYMGINLGALLSPFVIGTLGQKYNFHLGFGVAAIGMLFGLIMYVLTKKKNLGLAGTQVPNPLTDKERKKVLIQFSIGIIAIALVCVLTIPTGILTIDRFTLLVSILGILIPTGYFVFMYRSPKTTEVEKSRLIAYIPLFIAATMFWAIQEQGAIILASYADQRTQLNFAGFEVQSSWFQSLNPIYIVLLAPVFAWLWVKLNSRQPSTANKFAIGLLFAGLSFLVMIIPAYIHGTESLVSPIWLIISFLLVVIGELCLSPVGLSITTKLAPAAFSAQTMSLWFLTSASAQAINAQLVRLYNPETEIIYFGVIGGISIVLSVILYFMAPKIQVLMKGIK from the coding sequence ATGGAGAAGCTTAACAAAAGCGATATTATTCGCACCGTTCCGCAAAATGGTTTCTTTGGACATCCCAAAGGACTATTTACTTTATTCTTTACAGAATTTTGGGAGCGATTTTCTTACTACGGAATGAGAGCAATATTACTTTACTATATGTACTATTCCATTTCTAAAGGTGGCTTAGGGATGGATCACGCCACAGCTGCATCCATTATGGCTATCTATGGTTCGTTAGTTTACATGTCTGGCATTATTGGTGGGTGGATTGCTGACCGCCTATTAGGTTCAAGTAGAACAATATTTTGGGGTGGCGTTTTAATAATGATTGGTCATCTCATCTTAGCTCTACCAGGAACGGTTAATACATTATTTATCTCAATGGTATTTTTAGTACTTGGAACAGGGTTATTAAAACCGAATGTATCTAGTATTGTTGGTGATTTATATAGTGAAACAGATACTCGTCGTGATTCAGGTTTCAGTATTTTCTATATGGGTATTAATTTAGGAGCACTATTATCTCCGTTTGTGATTGGAACACTCGGTCAAAAGTATAACTTTCACTTAGGTTTTGGTGTGGCTGCAATTGGTATGCTATTTGGATTAATTATGTATGTTCTTACGAAAAAGAAAAATCTAGGATTAGCAGGAACGCAAGTACCAAATCCTTTAACAGACAAGGAAAGAAAAAAGGTCCTTATACAGTTTAGTATTGGTATTATCGCAATTGCACTAGTTTGTGTGTTAACAATTCCAACAGGTATTTTAACGATTGATCGATTTACTTTACTTGTAAGTATCTTAGGTATTCTAATTCCAACAGGCTACTTTGTCTTTATGTACCGTAGTCCAAAGACGACAGAAGTTGAAAAATCTCGCTTAATTGCTTACATACCATTATTTATCGCTGCTACAATGTTTTGGGCGATTCAAGAGCAGGGAGCAATCATCTTAGCTAGTTATGCTGATCAACGTACGCAGTTAAACTTTGCAGGATTTGAGGTTCAATCTTCATGGTTCCAATCTTTAAACCCTATATATATTGTTTTACTAGCACCAGTATTTGCTTGGCTTTGGGTAAAGCTGAATTCACGCCAACCAAGTACAGCAAATAAATTTGCTATCGGTTTATTATTTGCTGGTTTATCATTCTTAGTGATGATTATTCCTGCATATATCCATGGTACCGAATCCCTTGTTAGCCCAATTTGGTTAATCATTAGCTTCCTTCTAGTCGTAATCGGGGAACTTTGTTTATCACCTGTCGGCTTATCTATTACTACAAAGCTAGCACCAGCAGCGTTCTCTGCTCAAACAATGAGTTTATGGTTCTTAACGAGTGCATCTGCACAAGCTATCAATGCGCAGCTTGTTCGATTATATAATCCTGAAACAGAGATTATTTATTTCGGTGTAATTGGCGGAATATCCATTGTTTTAAGTGTTATTTTATATTTCATGGCTCCAAAGATTCAGGTACTTATGAAAGGGATTAAATAA